From the Methanomassiliicoccus luminyensis B10 genome, one window contains:
- a CDS encoding cysteate synthase has product MGKFVLRCAGCSKEQGPERLGCAMDLGLLRADYERKRLTPAPHPGIWKFLDWLPVNGTIERFTGGPIAYQSEGLAGELGLKDLWIAFNGHWPERGADLPTCSFKDLEAPPTVRRLMEGGGRDVLVVSSAGNTGRAFAHMSCLTGYPLVLVVPSSAVPKLWLPPGDDDPSSIFVVSVEGDYTDAIQLGERIAAKRGFVPEGGARNIARRDGMGTVMLESVLAMGALPDRYFQAVGSGTGGIAAWEASMRLIGDGRFGSRLPVLHLAQNLPCAPIYSAVHGGAPDPKCPSGMYDAVLFNRRAPFDVPGGVADALAATHGSVAGITNREGEEASRMFEDREGIDIMPAAAVAVAALVKAVADGSVGKDERVLLNITGGGEGRLKRGSALDRLEADMNVPKGEGTELIVNKANHKLRKAKRAGA; this is encoded by the coding sequence ATGGGCAAGTTCGTACTGCGCTGCGCTGGGTGCTCCAAGGAGCAGGGGCCGGAACGCCTGGGCTGCGCCATGGACCTGGGCCTCCTGAGGGCGGATTACGAGCGGAAGCGCCTGACCCCGGCGCCGCATCCGGGCATCTGGAAGTTCCTGGACTGGCTGCCGGTCAACGGGACCATCGAGCGGTTCACCGGCGGGCCGATAGCGTACCAGAGCGAGGGGCTGGCCGGCGAGCTGGGCCTGAAGGACCTCTGGATCGCCTTCAACGGTCACTGGCCGGAGAGGGGCGCGGACCTGCCAACCTGCAGCTTCAAGGACCTGGAGGCCCCGCCCACGGTGCGGCGGCTCATGGAGGGGGGAGGCAGGGACGTCCTGGTGGTCTCCTCGGCCGGCAACACCGGGCGCGCTTTCGCGCACATGTCCTGCCTGACCGGGTACCCTCTGGTGCTCGTCGTGCCCTCGTCGGCGGTGCCGAAGCTGTGGCTGCCTCCCGGCGATGACGATCCGAGCTCGATATTCGTGGTGTCGGTGGAGGGGGACTACACCGACGCCATCCAGCTGGGCGAGAGGATCGCGGCGAAGCGGGGCTTCGTTCCCGAGGGCGGCGCGCGGAACATCGCCCGGAGGGACGGCATGGGCACGGTGATGCTGGAGTCCGTCCTGGCCATGGGGGCGCTGCCGGACCGGTATTTCCAGGCCGTCGGCAGCGGAACAGGGGGCATCGCCGCCTGGGAGGCCTCCATGCGACTGATAGGGGACGGGAGGTTCGGCTCCCGCCTCCCGGTGCTGCACCTGGCCCAGAACCTGCCCTGCGCGCCCATTTACAGCGCCGTGCACGGCGGGGCCCCCGACCCCAAGTGCCCCAGCGGCATGTACGACGCGGTGCTGTTCAACCGCCGGGCCCCCTTCGACGTTCCCGGGGGCGTCGCCGACGCCCTCGCCGCCACGCACGGCTCGGTGGCCGGGATCACCAACCGGGAGGGGGAGGAGGCGTCCCGGATGTTCGAAGACAGGGAGGGGATCGACATCATGCCCGCCGCGGCGGTGGCGGTGGCCGCGCTGGTCAAGGCCGTCGCGGATGGCAGCGTAGGCAAGGACGAGAGGGTCCTGCTCAACATCACCGGAGGGGGCGAGGGGCGGCTCAAGAGGGGCTCGGCCCTGGACCGGCTCGAAGCGGACATGAACGTGCCCAAAGGCGAGGGGACGGAGCTGATCGTGAACAAGGCCAACCACAAGCTCAGAAAGGCCAAGAGGGCGGGCGCGTGA
- a CDS encoding 50S ribosomal protein L1 — translation MAEKTTLAAVKKCLESSPQRKFVETVDLAINLKDVDLSVPKNRIQEDVVLPHGRGKALKVCVIGGAELAAKAKGVADLIITPDELGKIADDKKQAKKMASQCDYFIAEAPLMPQIGKRLGIVLAPRGKMPKPIPPGADPKPMIDNLRKSVSVRSKDRRTFQAPVGTADMPAEEIADNVDAILKRVTGKLEKGRHNIDSAYVKTTMGPAERLL, via the coding sequence TTGGCAGAGAAAACGACCTTAGCGGCCGTCAAGAAGTGTCTCGAGAGCTCCCCCCAGAGGAAGTTCGTAGAGACCGTTGACCTGGCCATAAACCTCAAGGATGTGGACCTGTCTGTTCCCAAGAACAGGATACAGGAAGACGTTGTTCTACCACATGGACGGGGTAAGGCGCTGAAGGTCTGCGTTATCGGAGGTGCCGAACTGGCCGCCAAGGCCAAGGGCGTCGCCGACCTCATCATCACTCCCGATGAGCTCGGGAAGATCGCTGATGACAAGAAGCAGGCCAAGAAGATGGCTTCCCAGTGCGACTATTTCATCGCCGAAGCCCCCTTGATGCCCCAGATCGGTAAGAGATTGGGTATCGTGCTCGCGCCTCGCGGCAAGATGCCCAAGCCCATACCGCCAGGCGCCGACCCCAAGCCCATGATCGATAACCTGCGCAAGAGCGTGTCGGTCCGCAGCAAGGACCGCCGTACCTTCCAGGCCCCTGTCGGCACCGCGGACATGCCCGCGGAGGAGATAGCGGACAACGTTGATGCCATCCTCAAGAGGGTCACCGGCAAGCTTGAGAAAGGAAGGCACAACATCGACTCGGCCTACGTCAAGACGACCATGGGCCCGGCCGAGAGGCTTCTGTAA
- the comE gene encoding sulfopyruvate decarboxylase subunit beta encodes MKRMEAIELIARSAGDALIVSNIGYPSRELAAACDREENFYMLGSMGMASSIGLGLALARPERKVIALDGDGSILMNLGSLSTIACHGPDNYLLVILDNGVYGSTGAQPTPICARSDLASIARAAGVPLVEEARSLVELAEQLAKMNMGVLVVKTELGNANVPIIEFAPAEILERFMAAVRQSSDEFHDRAR; translated from the coding sequence ATGAAGCGGATGGAAGCGATCGAGCTCATCGCCAGGAGCGCCGGGGACGCCCTCATCGTCTCCAATATCGGCTATCCCAGCAGGGAGCTCGCCGCCGCGTGCGATCGGGAGGAGAACTTCTACATGCTCGGCTCCATGGGGATGGCGTCATCCATAGGCTTGGGGCTGGCGCTGGCGAGGCCGGAGCGGAAGGTGATCGCCCTGGACGGCGACGGCTCCATCCTCATGAACCTGGGGTCGCTGTCCACCATCGCCTGCCACGGGCCGGACAACTACCTCCTGGTGATCCTGGACAATGGGGTTTATGGCTCCACCGGCGCTCAGCCCACGCCGATATGCGCGCGGAGCGACCTGGCTAGCATAGCACGCGCGGCCGGCGTGCCGTTGGTGGAGGAGGCACGCAGCCTTGTGGAGCTGGCGGAGCAGCTTGCAAAGATGAACATGGGAGTCCTCGTGGTAAAGACCGAGCTTGGCAACGCTAACGTGCCAATCATCGAATTCGCTCCCGCCGAGATTCTCGAGCGGTTCATGGCTGCGGTCCGACAATCGTCCGACGAATTTCACGATAGAGCCAGATGA
- a CDS encoding 50S ribosomal protein L10, translating to MAHVASWKKEKVKELTDLMLKNPVVAVVDVHGIPSPQLQNMRQGMRKNAAIMMTRNNLVLIALDEAAKQRPGLEKLKEQISGQCAIVATPMNPFKLFQNMEDTKSPAPAKPGDIAPEDIVIKAGDTPFKPGPIVGELQKAGIPAAIEGGKIVIRKEKVLVEKGHKVSEELSKILPKLEIFPMIVGMDLRAAFEDGVVYNKAVLDVPADYYPSMLATASRNAIALGVSIVYPTKQTINPLLAKAYRGANALSIKAAIPTKDNIKTLLAKANAEMLAVASRVPGLEDERLKKQLSAAAAPAPTQEKKEDKKKDDEDKKPEVSEEEAAAGLSALFG from the coding sequence ATGGCACACGTAGCATCCTGGAAAAAGGAGAAGGTGAAGGAGCTCACCGACCTCATGCTCAAGAACCCCGTCGTGGCCGTTGTCGACGTCCACGGCATACCGTCCCCCCAGCTTCAGAACATGAGGCAGGGGATGAGGAAGAACGCCGCCATAATGATGACCAGGAACAACCTGGTGCTCATAGCTCTGGACGAGGCGGCCAAGCAGAGGCCCGGACTGGAGAAGCTGAAGGAGCAGATCAGCGGCCAGTGCGCCATCGTGGCCACCCCGATGAACCCCTTCAAGCTGTTCCAGAACATGGAGGATACCAAGTCCCCCGCGCCCGCCAAACCTGGCGACATAGCGCCCGAGGACATCGTGATCAAGGCGGGAGACACTCCCTTCAAGCCCGGCCCCATCGTGGGCGAGCTGCAGAAGGCCGGCATCCCCGCCGCAATCGAAGGCGGAAAGATCGTCATACGCAAGGAAAAGGTACTTGTAGAGAAGGGGCACAAGGTGTCCGAGGAGCTCAGCAAGATCCTGCCCAAGCTGGAGATCTTCCCCATGATCGTGGGGATGGACCTCAGGGCCGCCTTCGAGGATGGCGTGGTCTACAACAAGGCCGTGCTCGACGTGCCCGCGGACTACTACCCCAGCATGTTGGCCACCGCTTCCCGCAACGCCATCGCGTTGGGCGTCAGCATAGTGTACCCGACCAAGCAGACCATCAATCCGCTGCTGGCCAAGGCGTACCGCGGTGCTAACGCTCTCAGCATCAAAGCGGCTATCCCCACAAAGGATAACATCAAGACTCTCCTGGCAAAGGCGAACGCGGAAATGCTCGCCGTTGCGTCTCGCGTCCCCGGGCTGGAGGACGAGCGGCTGAAGAAGCAGCTGTCCGCAGCTGCCGCGCCCGCACCTACGCAGGAGAAGAAGGAAGACAAGAAGAAAGACGACGAAGATAAGAAGCCCGAGGTCAGCGAAGAAGAAGCCGCTGCAGGCCTTAGTGCTTTATTCGGATGA
- the comD gene encoding sulfopyruvate decarboxylase subunit alpha, with protein sequence MSSSSEVFEALKSCGVDLVTSVPCVNLRELLLMIRDDPSMRHIPVTREEEGVGICAGAYLGGMHPVLLMQNSGLGNSINALASLDLLYGIPLLMVMSHRGLEGEQIVGQVPMGQLTEPLLEAMGIPAHVLDRGDDAGAVIERAWDGSLRERKPAAVLIKQSYWGRA encoded by the coding sequence GTGAGCTCCTCTTCCGAGGTCTTCGAGGCCCTGAAGAGCTGCGGGGTGGATTTAGTCACCAGCGTGCCCTGCGTCAATCTCCGGGAGCTGCTGCTCATGATACGCGATGACCCGAGCATGAGGCATATCCCGGTCACCAGGGAGGAAGAGGGGGTGGGCATCTGCGCCGGCGCGTACCTGGGAGGGATGCACCCCGTCCTGCTGATGCAGAACTCCGGGCTGGGGAACTCCATCAACGCGCTGGCGTCGCTGGACCTGCTGTACGGCATCCCGCTGCTGATGGTGATGAGCCACCGCGGGCTGGAGGGGGAGCAGATAGTGGGCCAGGTGCCGATGGGGCAGCTGACCGAACCGCTGCTGGAGGCCATGGGCATCCCCGCGCACGTCCTGGACCGCGGTGACGACGCCGGGGCGGTCATCGAACGGGCCTGGGACGGTTCACTGAGGGAGCGAAAGCCGGCGGCGGTGCTGATAAAGCAGTCCTACTGGGGCCGGGCATGA
- the rpl12p gene encoding 50S ribosomal protein P1 has product MEYIYSALVLHAAGKAVSEESIANVLKSAGVEPDAARIKALTASLEGVNIDEAIASAAVAPVAAAAPVAAAPEAKVEKKEEEKKPEVSEEEAAAGLSALFG; this is encoded by the coding sequence ATGGAGTACATATACAGCGCCTTGGTCCTACACGCTGCTGGCAAGGCAGTTAGCGAGGAATCGATCGCGAACGTCCTGAAGAGCGCGGGTGTCGAGCCCGACGCCGCCAGGATCAAAGCCTTGACCGCTTCCCTCGAGGGCGTCAACATCGACGAGGCCATCGCCTCCGCCGCTGTCGCCCCCGTCGCCGCCGCAGCCCCCGTTGCTGCCGCGCCCGAGGCCAAGGTCGAGAAGAAGGAAGAAGAGAAGAAGCCGGAAGTCAGCGAGGAAGAGGCTGCTGCCGGTCTGTCCGCTCTGTTCGGCTGA
- a CDS encoding Cdc6/Cdc18 family protein, protein MTSQRYDRPAKVLKDPAKLSFDYVPERLVHREKQMERLWMIFRPVLESGVSQTALLIGNVGTGKTATSKRFCLDLVKRGSETGKPMDFVVVNCRQRSTESSVLLRLVTHFDERFPDRGFSTAEMLRTLHKHVEKRKMHLVVVLDEADVLLRKGAGDIIYHLSRFDEEKIGAKSSMSLILISQKYLLDMLDPASLSTFRRANVITFDRYGGEELRDIVADRVELAFYPDTVPPESVDLIADASAEWGDARFAIEILEKAGMLAEEEGLPQVAPENVRAAKALTYSVVTWSKVEQLDIQKKFVLLAVARSLKDHAYVTTRDVEKNYQVAAEEYGERARGHTQFWAYLQSIANEGLAETKVSGDPSGGRTTYISVPDIPVKALREMLENMLGEKE, encoded by the coding sequence GTGACCAGCCAACGCTACGACCGGCCCGCGAAGGTCCTCAAGGACCCCGCCAAGCTCTCCTTCGACTACGTGCCCGAGCGCCTGGTCCATCGGGAGAAGCAGATGGAGCGCCTGTGGATGATCTTCCGCCCGGTGCTGGAGTCGGGGGTCTCCCAGACCGCCCTGCTCATCGGGAACGTCGGGACCGGGAAGACCGCCACCAGCAAGCGCTTCTGCCTGGACCTGGTCAAGAGGGGCAGCGAGACGGGCAAGCCCATGGACTTCGTGGTCGTCAACTGCCGCCAGAGGAGCACCGAGTCCAGCGTCCTGCTGCGCCTGGTGACGCACTTCGACGAAAGGTTCCCGGACAGGGGCTTCTCCACCGCGGAGATGCTGCGCACGCTGCACAAGCACGTGGAGAAGCGGAAAATGCACCTGGTGGTGGTGCTGGACGAGGCCGACGTGCTTCTGCGCAAGGGCGCCGGGGACATCATCTACCACCTGTCCAGGTTCGACGAGGAGAAGATCGGGGCCAAGTCCTCCATGTCCCTCATCCTGATCTCGCAGAAGTACCTGCTGGACATGCTGGACCCCGCCTCGCTGTCGACCTTCCGGAGGGCCAACGTCATCACCTTCGACCGGTACGGCGGCGAGGAGCTGCGGGACATCGTGGCCGACCGCGTGGAGCTGGCCTTCTATCCCGACACCGTTCCCCCGGAGTCCGTCGACCTCATCGCCGACGCCTCCGCGGAGTGGGGGGACGCCCGCTTCGCCATCGAGATCCTGGAGAAGGCGGGCATGCTGGCCGAGGAGGAGGGACTGCCTCAGGTCGCCCCCGAGAACGTCAGGGCGGCCAAGGCGCTCACCTATTCGGTGGTCACCTGGTCCAAGGTGGAGCAGCTGGACATCCAGAAGAAGTTCGTGCTTCTGGCGGTGGCCCGCTCCCTCAAGGACCATGCCTACGTGACCACCAGGGACGTGGAGAAGAACTACCAGGTCGCCGCCGAGGAGTACGGGGAGAGGGCGAGGGGGCATACCCAGTTCTGGGCGTACCTGCAGTCCATCGCCAACGAGGGCCTGGCGGAGACGAAGGTCTCCGGGGACCCCTCGGGCGGGCGGACCACCTACATCTCCGTTCCGGACATACCGGTCAAGGCCCTGCGGGAGATGCTGGAGAACATGCTCGGCGAGAAGGAGTGA